The Vespa velutina chromosome 9, iVesVel2.1, whole genome shotgun sequence nucleotide sequence aaataaaataaaataaaataaaataaaaatttgtacgtATAAAGGAGTTCCAATGTTTGGACACATAAATCGTATAAGATACATAACACGTACCTTCTTTGAAAATTCCCGACTAAACAacgatttgttattttattcgtgATGACTCGACAAATGtctatattacattaatagtAAAAGGGCGGTGTGAATTGAACCGAGAGACTGGATATAGttacatattttatgtatgcatatatatatatatatacacacaaatatatgtatatatacacacacatatatatatatataaatcgaatgaaagaaaaccaGCCTTTCGAATTGTCcctttgtgtgtgtgttaatTCAACGTACCTCGTGATATGTTTCGTTTATTCTCGCACGTACATCCCATGCATaccatacatacacataaataattaataagaagaaaaaatgaagtatgtatattttgagtttttttttttctttttctttttctttttctttttctgtttatattgcacTGCGATTAGAGGgtgaaaaatttgattaatgcGAACCGAAATTATTCGTGTGACGTGCGAGCaccaatcgaaaaaaaaatatttctcgtccttaagtatatattatcattctcccctcttcctcctactGTTTTCCTTCCTCCATTTTGTTTATCGTCGATGCATTTCAAAATTGTTACTACAACACATATCATGAGACAGcgtctttgtgtgtgtgtgtggtttcttttttttttgtttttttttgtttttttttttttgtttaattacaCATCATAATTGCTTTATCATcgcttttaataataacgaaaagctCTGTAACATCGTAgaacctttttttattttgtatttatctcttttttttttttttatttatttttttttcactttttttcttttgttttttttttcttctttttttaatatatttttcctatcgagtttcttttttgaaagttCAAAAttggattagaaaaaaaaaaggaaaaaagaaaaaaaaaaatatatatatatatatatatatatggaatgaCTTTAGAGAGAACGCTCTGTATATCTCGCGAATGAAAAATTGCGATTGACAAATTTACGATGAAATTCAACCATTtttatcatacatacatatgaatggtatgtagtatatacatatatacgaaatcatttttatttcattttattttatttattaattaattttcttttcttttcttttctttttctttttttttttcttttttttttttcttttttttttaacaatgacCCGATAAAATAGACTTTgtttcttaatctttttttttttttgttcttttttattatttctactataatcctttttcctttttgcttcttttttcttcactttattatttatttatttatttatttaataattattataattttattttatttttaatttaatttaatttaattttattttattttattttattttatttaatttaatttttttttcttcaagacACTCGCGGTTAAAAAGGGTCGACGATTGTTCATTGCGTCGATCGTAAACGTCCTACATACGTTGCagttgtacatacatactgtCCTCGTGTTTTAAGATTAGTACTGCactaaaaggattaaaaatttagaaacaaccgtatattcttttctttttttcacaacCATTCATTCCttaagagagaacaaaattgatttaatactCGAAAGcgaaacaaattttctattataaggcttatattcttctttcttttttattctctcttaattttgtttttttctctctgtacttttttttgttttcttttttttgtttttttttattattttttttttttttttttttattacagtaCTCATCTTTTCACGAGGAGCCTTTCATAAAAATGACGGATATCGACGTTCGCTAGGAGGAAATCATCGTGTAAGGAAGGATATACAATGATATTCTCGCTATAGGATAATTTCTAATACTCGATATAAATTGATTAACAGAGAAAgattgtataaaaagaaaaaaagaaaaaaataattattaatcaatttaaaaaaaaaaaaaaaaaaaaaaaaaaaaaaaaaaaaaaaaaaaaaaaagaaagaaaaaaagaaaaaaagaaaagaaaagaaccaagaaaaaaaaagagaaattaattttaagatagaacgataaaaatgaacgaaataacAGCTAAGGCCCGTCGTGGCATTAACGTATTAATGATTCTATCACGCATATAGAATTTTAGTCGTTCCGCTTTTACAAACGCTTAGCGACTACTCTCTACCAGACTTaaattatcttctctctctctctctctctctctctctctctctctccccctttttttcttttctttctattttttttttatattttttttttatttttcttcttttttttatatttttttttaattttttttttttttttttttttttttttttttttttttatacaaacgcGTGAACAAATGGCTGCTACGCGTAACCTTTCGTAAGATGATCGCCGAGCGTATATAAACCcgtttaatatcgtttaacgcatttttataaacatatctctatctatttatatatacaaataataataataataataataataataataataataataataataataataataataataataataataataataataataatatatgtatatgtatacgtgtgtgtatatatgttgtgGTGGATGAATGTGGttggatgtatgtatatatatatatatgtatatttgtatatgtatatgtatatgtataagtatgtatgtatatatatatatatatatatatacgcctacatacatatatgtatgtatatatagatgcaTGTATCAGGTGTATCTGTGTGCatgtaagaatttttttttcaatggacAAATCCATTGTTCGCAACgtccttgctttttttttattgttgttattgttgttgttgttgttgttattgttgtcgtcgtcatcgtcgtagtcgttTTTTCACACTTCGCTAGCactatttaacaaatttctattttaccgATAATTATTCGTCCGGGATAAGAAATCAATTTTCGTTGCCAACTTGGAACGAACAAATACTCATCCTTTTCCTTCCCCCTTTCTCTTGGAGCTTCCCCGTCTCTCGTCTCTCGAGTAttggaaataagaaagaaaggaaaaagagaaaagaagaaaagaaagaaaaaaaaatggagaagatCAAACGAGACTCgaattcgaaatttatttctttttttttttccaactcCAGTTCCTTCTCGCGATACTACAAAGAGAACAAAgaagagtctctctctctctctctcttttttttctttttctttttctctttctcgaatttTTCCGCAAGAAAGAAGCTCGATTCGATGCAAAAATCTTAATCTCGAGtagtctatctttttctttatttttctcctttcttgtttttttttttttcatttttttttcttttttttattttatgcacCTATATATCGATCATTCAACGGTAATGATATACGAGCAACGATTATTCTTTCTAATCGTTGACTTTCTAGATTATGTTTTGCCACATTTTTAGGTTCATCCTCTTGGTGGTTCATTGTGCGTGCCGCGAAAGCGAAGACCCGCTTGCTCATTCGCGTCTTCACCTTTATCGAAGCCAGCGTTACTgttatcataatcatcattatcatcataatcatcattatcatcgttatcatcgttattattattattattataattatcatcattatcatcatcctcGTCgccatcatcgttattatcgttgctattgttgtagttgttgttgttgttattgttgttgttgttgttgttgttgttgttgttattattattattcttttcgttattcttcttttttttcttgtttatgtGATCATAAAACGATTTAGAAGCGACAAGGAATGGATGCTCATGGCGTATCACTTTTCTCTAGGTTTCCAAACCTGGTACGAGGCTGTGGAAAGTTTGGATATCGTGGAAAGCTCTACCACAGCTCTGATTGTTGTTCCTTTCAAATTTGGCCAAGTCAAAATGTTCATCGAGCGACTGCAACTCGACCAATCGTTCCTCCAACGTTTTCGCTGAATCTGCGAACCTAGCAAAGTCACAGATCCTGTCAGGATCACAACCAACTACATCAGCGACTTCCATCATGCCTACGTCCGTTGATCTGCTTGCCAATTGAGTACTGGGGTCATCCAGGTCAGCTGGGAAGAGGACAGAGTTGTTGCAGGTATTTGTGTTGATGTTTggcgtcatcgtcgtcgttgccgtTGGCGATGCCGCTTGTATCGTTGGTGTTGTCGTTGACGTTACGTTCGCCGTAGACGTATGATCGACCATGTTCGTTGGACCACGTACGTCGACTGTACCACCCAAACGATCCTCCGTATAGACCAAATGATGATGAGCCGATTCCGCGTCATGAACATCATCGATATGAGAAAGTAATCGAGGGGTTGGGGGTAAGATGTAAAAGTCGCTGAAAACGTCGTCTTGTAGATCCAACTCGTCGTGCCTTTGACGTTTCGTACTAAGCCCGTCATTTCTCGTATCATCGGCTAGCCTatggaaagaaatattgaaaaaaaaaaatcgatttttatcgatcaaacGTAATAACTTTTGATTGATATTTTCCCTTTAACCTttagaaattaacaaaaatgaaaataattcttcgcTCACCTC carries:
- the LOC124951575 gene encoding uncharacterized protein LOC124951575, with the translated sequence MRLEEDLVIRRSRPTMISAKYRAREERRRLLKISAGKLRRIEDPEASLCRSVLINNAVRRLQRENRDEKTRNYGLPVVTYLNDSTKENNVSSNLIIDDDTNSRKRLADDTRNDGLSTKRQRHDELDLQDDVFSDFYILPPTPRLLSHIDDVHDAESAHHHLVYTEDRLGGTVDVRGPTNMVDHTSTANVTSTTTPTIQAASPTATTTMTPNINTNTCNNSVLFPADLDDPSTQLASRSTDVGMMEVADVVGCDPDRICDFARFADSAKTLEERLVELQSLDEHFDLAKFERNNNQSCGRAFHDIQTFHSLVPGLET